One region of Armatimonadota bacterium genomic DNA includes:
- a CDS encoding GDP-mannose 4,6-dehydratase, translated as MRVLITGITGMAGSHLADYLLSLPEKIEIYGTFRWRSRMENVAHLEGKINLIQCELTDFSNTVRALEISKPDFIFHLAAQSYVLASWSSPTATMLENPRMQINLFEAMLLLGIDCPIQVALSSEEYGMVYPNELPINEDNPLRPLSPYAVSKVTQDMMAYQYYKSHGLKTIRTRAFNHEGPRRGDVFVTSNFAKQIALIEAGKQEPVIYVGNLKAKRDWSDVRDVVRAYWLAVNKCIPGEVYVIASGKCYSVEEMLNMLLDMSTVKVEIREDPARMRPSDVMVLQGDASKFRAQTGWEPTIPLEQTLADLLNHWREEVQRQNAP; from the coding sequence ATGAGGGTACTCATCACTGGAATTACAGGAATGGCAGGCAGCCATTTGGCGGACTATCTGCTTTCACTCCCTGAAAAAATTGAAATATACGGTACTTTTCGCTGGCGTAGCCGCATGGAGAATGTTGCTCATCTCGAGGGCAAAATAAATCTCATCCAATGTGAGCTGACGGATTTTAGCAATACCGTCAGAGCGTTAGAAATCTCCAAACCTGATTTCATATTCCATCTTGCCGCTCAGAGCTATGTCCTTGCCAGCTGGAGTTCGCCGACTGCGACCATGCTAGAAAATCCCAGGATGCAAATAAATTTATTCGAGGCAATGTTGCTCCTAGGCATAGATTGTCCGATTCAGGTTGCCTTAAGCTCGGAAGAATACGGTATGGTTTATCCTAATGAACTGCCAATTAACGAGGATAACCCGCTGAGGCCATTGAGCCCTTATGCCGTTAGCAAGGTAACGCAAGATATGATGGCATATCAGTATTATAAAAGCCATGGGTTGAAGACAATTCGCACGCGCGCATTCAACCATGAAGGTCCTCGTCGTGGCGATGTTTTCGTAACAAGCAACTTTGCCAAACAAATTGCACTGATAGAGGCCGGGAAGCAGGAGCCTGTGATTTACGTTGGCAACCTAAAAGCCAAGCGAGATTGGAGCGACGTCCGAGACGTGGTTCGTGCCTATTGGCTTGCGGTTAACAAATGCATTCCTGGCGAAGTCTATGTAATAGCGTCAGGCAAGTGCTATAGTGTTGAAGAAATGCTAAACATGTTGCTTGATATGTCAACAGTCAAGGTTGAAATACGAGAAGATCCAGCAAGAATGCGGCCTTCTGATGTCATGGTACTTCAAGGTGATGCCTCCAAATTCAGAGCCCAAACAGGATGGGAGCCGACGATTCCACTGGAGCAAACGCTAGCTGATCTGCTGAACCATTGGAGGGAGGAGGTTCAGCGACAAAATGCCCCATGA
- a CDS encoding arsenate reductase ArsC: MKKVLFVCIHNSGRSQMAEAFAKEFGKGKIIAESAGTSPAKTINPSVVQVMEEIGYDMSGHYPKVLTLDMIKSADRVITMGCGVNMGDAGRNSAVCPVVFVESEDWGIEDPEGQPIEKVREIRDRIKAKVKKLVEELTGIKTNNEG, encoded by the coding sequence GTGAAAAAAGTTCTTTTTGTTTGTATTCACAATTCGGGGCGAAGTCAGATGGCCGAGGCTTTCGCAAAGGAATTTGGCAAGGGCAAAATCATTGCCGAGTCAGCCGGAACATCGCCTGCAAAAACTATTAATCCATCGGTCGTTCAAGTGATGGAAGAGATAGGCTATGATATGAGTGGCCACTATCCAAAGGTTTTGACGCTAGACATGATTAAGAGTGCGGATAGGGTAATTACAATGGGCTGTGGGGTGAATATGGGTGACGCAGGCCGCAATAGTGCTGTGTGCCCGGTTGTATTTGTCGAATCCGAAGATTGGGGCATTGAAGATCCCGAAGGTCAGCCTATTGAGAAAGTCCGCGAGATTCGAGACCGGATTAAAGCGAAGGTAAAAAAGCTAGTTGAAGAGTTGACGGGGATTAAGACCAACAATGAAGGATAA
- a CDS encoding GDP-mannose 4,6-dehydratase produces MPHETTLITGVGGFVGRHLAELLVKSGAFVYGTILSPEEVSSDNPIPGVELMVCHLENQSNVEEVINSVQPSVVYHLAAQSSVSRSLSDPIGTFKTNVMGTLHLLESLRGLPNLRVLVLISSAEVYGIVSESDLPITERASLDPANPYACSKACADLLGVQYFRIFQVPVIRLRPFNHIGPGQSDAFVASNFARQIAEIEAGIRPPKLMVGNLDAKRDFTDVRDIVRAYVLAAERCSPGDVYNICSGKAVSIREVLDQLLTLTSVQIEVVQEPDRMRPSDLPILVGDCSKFHAETGWAPEISLAQTLKDLLNFWRARVS; encoded by the coding sequence ATGCCCCATGAGACGACGCTGATAACGGGAGTTGGCGGTTTCGTCGGGCGACATCTTGCCGAGCTATTAGTCAAATCAGGCGCCTTCGTATATGGAACAATACTTTCGCCTGAGGAAGTATCCTCAGACAATCCAATTCCCGGCGTCGAGCTGATGGTTTGCCATCTTGAAAACCAGTCCAATGTCGAGGAAGTAATAAATAGCGTACAGCCTTCGGTTGTGTATCATCTGGCGGCTCAAAGCTCGGTTTCACGTTCACTAAGCGATCCCATTGGGACCTTCAAAACGAACGTGATGGGAACACTTCATTTGTTGGAATCGCTAAGGGGCCTGCCAAATTTGAGAGTGTTGGTGTTAATAAGTTCAGCCGAAGTGTATGGCATAGTTTCCGAATCTGACCTTCCCATTACCGAAAGGGCATCCCTTGACCCTGCTAATCCATATGCATGCAGTAAGGCTTGTGCGGACCTGCTTGGAGTTCAATATTTCCGCATATTCCAAGTCCCGGTAATTAGGTTGCGGCCGTTCAACCATATTGGGCCTGGGCAATCGGACGCTTTTGTGGCATCAAACTTTGCACGTCAAATTGCTGAAATCGAAGCTGGAATTCGTCCCCCAAAGCTGATGGTTGGTAACCTTGATGCAAAACGTGATTTTACTGATGTTAGAGATATCGTTCGTGCATATGTGTTAGCAGCAGAGAGGTGTTCGCCTGGAGATGTATACAATATTTGCTCTGGCAAGGCAGTAAGCATACGTGAAGTGTTAGACCAGCTTCTTACTTTGACATCTGTTCAGATTGAGGTTGTCCAGGAACCCGACCGCATGCGTCCGTCGGATCTCCCAATACTTGTAGGTGATTGCTCAAAGTTCCATGCTGAAACAGGTTGGGCTCCCGAAATTTCGCTCGCCCAGACACTCAAAGATCTTCTGAATTTCTGGCGTGCGAGGGTATCCTGA
- a CDS encoding nitrate/sulfonate/bicarbonate ABC transporter ATP-binding protein: MAVEALVKLDRVTQKYFTGKKEFIAIRDVSLTVYDGEFVVLVGPSGCGKSTLLRIVTGLQKPTEGEVFYRGQPVVGVNPHATIVFQTFALFPWLTVQQNVEVVLKARGVPGPDRIRRTIELLDRVGLDGFETAYPRELSGGMRQKVGFARAMAVEPELLCLDEPFSALDVLSAESLRGELLELWLSGGIPTKAILMVTHNIEEAVFLADRIVVMEKEPGRIVADVVVDLPQPRQRKSPSFANLVDRVYSILAGQTQPEHIELGTAPGEPGHTRALPNVAIADLAGVLERLIEMPNHTADIFRLAEELRVDSDRLLRVTDAAELLGFATLSQGDITLTPLGEAFAEARINTRKEIFATRIRRLPLFQWLLRMLDAADKHQIERDVAIAALELEFPPREAKRQLDLIIEWGRYAELLEYDHASGLIFLSARSVVTAQA; the protein is encoded by the coding sequence ATGGCAGTTGAAGCGTTGGTCAAGCTTGATAGGGTGACTCAGAAATATTTTACGGGCAAAAAAGAATTCATTGCTATTCGCGATGTAAGCCTTACTGTATACGATGGCGAATTTGTTGTGCTCGTTGGGCCTTCGGGTTGTGGAAAGAGCACTTTGTTGAGGATTGTTACTGGCTTGCAAAAACCAACCGAAGGAGAAGTTTTTTACCGTGGACAGCCTGTCGTAGGTGTAAACCCTCATGCAACGATTGTCTTTCAAACATTTGCGCTTTTCCCATGGCTGACTGTCCAGCAAAATGTGGAGGTTGTTCTTAAAGCTCGTGGTGTTCCAGGTCCTGACCGCATTCGCAGAACCATCGAACTCCTTGACCGTGTGGGACTAGATGGTTTTGAAACGGCGTATCCACGCGAGCTTTCAGGAGGTATGCGCCAAAAAGTTGGATTTGCACGGGCAATGGCGGTTGAGCCAGAATTATTATGTCTAGACGAACCCTTCTCAGCACTGGATGTGCTGAGTGCTGAATCATTGCGCGGCGAGCTACTTGAGCTCTGGTTGAGTGGGGGCATTCCTACGAAGGCGATACTGATGGTTACGCATAATATAGAAGAAGCCGTTTTTCTGGCAGATAGGATTGTTGTAATGGAAAAGGAGCCTGGTAGAATAGTGGCGGATGTAGTCGTGGATTTACCGCAGCCTCGCCAACGTAAATCTCCAAGTTTTGCGAACTTAGTAGACCGTGTCTATTCAATACTTGCAGGTCAGACGCAGCCCGAGCATATCGAGCTTGGCACGGCGCCTGGAGAGCCAGGGCACACTCGAGCTTTGCCCAACGTGGCGATAGCTGACCTAGCAGGCGTGCTTGAGCGGCTAATAGAAATGCCCAATCATACTGCTGATATATTCAGGCTTGCGGAGGAACTGCGAGTTGATTCAGATCGTTTGCTAAGGGTTACTGATGCGGCGGAGCTCCTAGGGTTTGCAACTCTTTCTCAAGGCGATATTACTTTAACCCCACTGGGTGAGGCATTTGCCGAAGCCCGAATCAACACCCGAAAAGAGATATTTGCAACGCGCATACGCAGGTTACCGCTATTTCAATGGTTGCTTAGAATGCTTGATGCAGCAGATAAGCACCAAATTGAGCGGGACGTTGCAATTGCAGCGCTTGAATTGGAATTTCCGCCGCGGGAAGCCAAACGTCAGCTTGATTTGATCATCGAGTGGGGTCGATATGCTGAGTTATTGGAATATGACCATGCGAGCGGCTTGATATTCCTTAGCGCCAGGAGTGTTGTTACAGCACAGGCTTAG
- a CDS encoding ABC transporter permease subunit encodes MNRQPRIFGLVWPPSRFATWADVIIIVGIGVLIYIGVELARGAPRVISGPKISLEPSALALYAVLSTARMAAAYILSMLFTIVYGYIAARNRSAEWIMIPLLDVFQSVPILSFLPVVLLSLSAIMPEKIAAGLASIVLIFTSQVWNLTFAWYQSLTTIPSELSEVSAIFRFNTWFRLKVLELPFAAISLIWNSMMSWAGGWFFLMAAEIFTVGNRDFRLPGLGSYLQTAANEGNVRSILLGILTLVLVIVALDQLVWRPLLVWAKRFRLEMVTGAPEPHSWFYDVLHNSLLVKRFNSSVLQPLGEKLDAWSLRHFPADIKKAESHRRPSMAIAVFAILIGGLAYGVYRASEMLVELSLAEWLDIGIGVLATLARVAISLVVALAWTIPVGTILGTNRKLATWIQPVVQVMASIPATAFFPILVMLLIGLKGGINFAAVLLMLMGTQWYLLFNVIAGASEIPQDLKYTSILLGLNKWEQWRTLTLPALFPYIITGAITASGGAWNASIVAEYVEFGKKTIFTTGIGSTIARATATGNFPLLLASTISMILAVVLINRLFWRRLYRIAADRYKLE; translated from the coding sequence ATGAACCGTCAGCCTCGAATTTTTGGTCTTGTATGGCCGCCAAGCAGATTTGCTACGTGGGCGGATGTTATCATCATAGTTGGAATCGGCGTTTTAATTTATATAGGGGTTGAGTTAGCAAGAGGTGCGCCTAGGGTAATTAGCGGGCCTAAGATATCCCTTGAACCGTCTGCATTGGCGCTGTACGCTGTGTTATCTACTGCAAGAATGGCTGCCGCATACATACTATCTATGTTATTCACGATTGTGTATGGTTATATCGCCGCGAGAAACCGAAGTGCCGAATGGATAATGATACCGCTTCTCGATGTCTTTCAAAGTGTGCCAATACTTTCTTTTCTTCCGGTCGTTTTACTAAGTCTTTCTGCGATAATGCCAGAAAAAATAGCTGCTGGGTTGGCATCTATCGTGCTAATATTCACCAGCCAAGTTTGGAACCTAACATTCGCTTGGTATCAATCGCTTACGACAATTCCAAGCGAGCTCAGCGAGGTCAGTGCGATCTTTCGATTTAACACCTGGTTTCGCCTTAAGGTTCTAGAGCTTCCGTTTGCCGCTATTAGCCTAATTTGGAATAGTATGATGAGCTGGGCAGGCGGTTGGTTTTTCTTAATGGCAGCGGAGATATTCACGGTTGGCAACCGCGATTTTCGGCTGCCTGGGCTAGGTAGTTACCTACAGACCGCCGCAAACGAAGGCAACGTGCGCTCTATTTTACTGGGAATTTTGACCTTAGTTTTGGTTATAGTTGCTTTGGACCAGCTTGTTTGGCGTCCTCTTCTGGTATGGGCTAAACGTTTCAGATTGGAAATGGTTACTGGCGCTCCTGAGCCTCATTCTTGGTTTTACGATGTTTTACATAATTCATTACTTGTTAAGCGGTTCAATAGCAGCGTATTGCAGCCACTTGGGGAAAAACTCGATGCTTGGTCATTGCGGCACTTCCCGGCCGATATCAAAAAAGCTGAAAGTCATCGCAGGCCTTCCATGGCTATCGCTGTGTTTGCGATTTTAATAGGCGGGCTTGCGTATGGTGTATATCGTGCGTCGGAAATGCTTGTCGAATTATCGTTGGCAGAATGGTTGGATATAGGCATAGGTGTGCTTGCAACGTTAGCACGCGTGGCAATTTCGCTCGTTGTGGCTCTTGCGTGGACAATACCCGTGGGAACCATTTTGGGAACTAACCGAAAGCTGGCAACTTGGATTCAGCCAGTGGTTCAGGTGATGGCGTCAATTCCTGCTACTGCTTTCTTCCCCATTCTAGTTATGTTGCTAATCGGTCTGAAAGGTGGAATTAATTTTGCGGCGGTTCTTCTAATGCTGATGGGCACCCAGTGGTATCTTCTTTTTAATGTGATTGCTGGAGCAAGCGAGATCCCGCAGGACCTTAAGTATACATCAATTTTATTGGGATTAAACAAATGGGAGCAGTGGCGAACACTTACGCTTCCTGCGTTGTTTCCCTATATTATCACAGGAGCAATAACAGCAAGTGGCGGAGCGTGGAATGCTAGCATTGTTGCCGAATACGTTGAGTTCGGCAAGAAAACTATTTTTACAACCGGTATAGGTTCCACTATTGCGCGTGCGACTGCCACGGGAAACTTCCCGCTTCTGCTAGCATCTACAATCAGCATGATTCTGGCAGTCGTGCTTATAAACCGATTGTTTTGGCGGCGCCTTTATCGGATAGCCGCAGATAGGTATAAATTGGAGTAA